A section of the Mangifera indica cultivar Alphonso chromosome 12, CATAS_Mindica_2.1, whole genome shotgun sequence genome encodes:
- the LOC123192548 gene encoding probable xyloglucan endotransglucosylase/hydrolase protein B has protein sequence MASHFWILLLGVSFMVSATMGAPPRRPVDVPFGRNYAPTWAFDHIKYFNGGSEIQLVLDKYTGTGFQSKGSYLFGHFSMQIKLVPGDSAGTVTAFYLSSQNSEHDEIDFEFLGNRSGQPYILQTNVFTGGQGNREQRIYLWFDPTTAFHSYSVLWNMYQIVFFVDDVPIRIFKNCKDLGIRFPFNQPMKLYSSLWNADDWATRGGLEKTDWSKAPFIASYRGFHVDGCEASVEAKFCVTQGKRWWDQREFQDLDSYQYRRLYWVRQRFTIYNYCTDRSRYPTMPPECKRDRDV, from the exons ATGGCTTCTCACTTTTGGATTCTGCTTCTGGGCGTTTCCTTTATGGTGTCAGCAACAATGGGAGCTCCCCCTAGAAGACCCGTGGATGTCCCATTTGGAAGAAACTACGCGCCCACTTGGGCTTTTGATCACATTAAGTACTTCAATGGTGGCTCTGAGATTCAGCTTGTTCTGGACAAATATACTG GCACCGGCTTCCAATCCAAAGGATCTTACTTGTTTGGTCACTTCAGTATGCAAATCAAACTGGTCCCTGGGGATTCCGCTGGAACTGTTACTGCTTTTTAT CTTTCTTCTCAAAACTCAGAGCATGATGAAATAGATTTTGAGTTCTTGGGAAACAGAAGCGGCCAGCCTTACATTTTGCAGACAAATGTCTTCACCGGAGGCCAGGGAAACAGAGAACAAAGAATTTACCTTTGGTTTGACCCAACCACAGCTTTCCACTCCTACTCAGTCCTCTGGAACATGTATCAGATTGT CTTCTTTGTGGACGATGTCCCCATTAGAATCTTCAAAAACTGCAAAGATTTGGGGATTCGATTTCCATTCAATCAGCCAATGAAACTCTACTCAAGTTTATGGAATGCGGATGACTGGGCCACAAGGGGAGGGCTTGAGAAAACCGATTGGTCGAAAGCTCCATTCATTGCTTCATACAGAGGCTTCCATGTCGATGGCTGTGAGGCCTCGGTTGAGGCCAAATTCTGTGTCACTCAGGGGAAGCGTTGGTGGGATCAGAGGGAGTTCCAGGATCTAGACTCTTACCAATACAGAAGGCTCTACTGGGTTCGTCAAAGATTCACCATTTACAACTACTGTACTGACCGTTCAAGGTACCCAACAATGCCACCTGAATGCAAGAGAGACAGAGATGTTTAA
- the LOC123193600 gene encoding probable BOI-related E3 ubiquitin-protein ligase 2 yields MWHVKEQRNHFLRPQMALHSQHPQIAFRSNNQWEEHQNTMPAGFFEPDVHLHSYFCDQNLQLDAFIQLQNQKLQEAVEESRKIQFRSLVRIMEQEVQRKLEVTETELQKAKRVNADLEEKIKQMSEENQMWFNMAKNNEATVFSLRQSLAQLLLYNNHDKPANINNTIEGFGETADEDDDAASPLIQPAKSKEYWEEKNKKTIKSFCKGCGGGRVSILVLPCRHLCLCKDCELRLHCCPICNSFKNASLEVFFS; encoded by the exons ATGTGGCATGTGAAAGAGCAGAGAAATCACTTTCTAAGACCACAAATGGCCTTGCACTCTCAACATCCTCAAATTGCCTTCAG GAGCAATAATCAGTGGGAGGAGCATCAGAACACCATGCCTGCAGGCTTCTTTGAGCCTGATGTTCATCTTCATTCTTATTTCTGTGACCAAAATCTTCAGCTTGATGCGTTTATTCAACTTCAG AATCAGAAGCTCCAAGAAGCCGTGGAGGAGAGCCGAAAGATACAATTTAGGTCGCTGGTGAGGATAATGGAGCAAGAAGTACAGCGAAAACTTGAAGTAACAGAAACAGAATTGCAGAAGGCGAAGAGGGTGAATGCGGATTTAGAAGAGAAGATTAAACAAATGAGTGAAGAAAATCAAATGTGGTTCAACATGGCCAAGAACAATGAAGCCACAGTTTTCAGTTTAAGGCAGAGCCTTGCGCAGCTTCTTCTGTATAACAATCATGATAAACCAGCCAATATTAACAATACAATTGAAGGATTTGGAGAGACAgcagatgaagatgatgatgccGCGTCTCCATTGATACAACCTGCAAAAAGCAAAGAATATTGggaagaaaagaacaaaaaaacaataaaatctttttGCAAGGGCTGCGGAGGAGGTCGAGTGTCGATTCTAGTATTGCCTTGCCGCCATCTCTGCCTCTGCAAAGACTGTGAATTGCGACTTCATTGTTGTCCTATTTGCAATTCTTTCAAGAATGCTTCCTtggaagtttttttttcttga